A region from the Agrococcus sp. SL85 genome encodes:
- a CDS encoding ABC transporter ATP-binding protein — MPAPVIEAVGLRKQYGDFTAVDGIDFAIQPGEAFGFLGPNGAGKSTTMRMIAATSTRTAGDLQVLGFDPESHGPEIRAQLGIVPQADQLDEELRVIDNLVVYGRYFGLPLPYVRRRAEELLEFAQLVEKRKARVDGLSGGMKRRLTIARGLINSPKAMLLDEPTTGLDPQARHVLWDRLFRLKEEGTTLVLTTHYMDEAEQLCDRLVVVDQGRIVAEGSPSALIRQYSTKEVLEVRFGSSRNEEAAQRIEGIGDRIEVLPDRVLVYDDDGEAAMSAVHERGLQPITSLVRRSSLEDVFLRLTGRSLIE, encoded by the coding sequence GTGCCAGCACCAGTCATCGAGGCCGTGGGCCTGCGGAAGCAGTACGGCGACTTCACTGCCGTCGACGGGATCGACTTCGCCATCCAGCCCGGCGAGGCCTTCGGGTTCCTGGGGCCCAACGGCGCGGGCAAGTCGACGACGATGCGGATGATCGCCGCCACCTCGACGCGCACGGCGGGCGACCTGCAGGTGCTCGGCTTCGACCCCGAGAGCCACGGGCCCGAGATCCGCGCGCAGCTGGGCATCGTGCCGCAGGCCGACCAGCTCGACGAGGAGCTGCGGGTCATCGACAACCTCGTCGTCTACGGCCGCTACTTCGGCCTCCCGCTGCCCTACGTCCGGCGCCGTGCCGAGGAGCTGCTGGAGTTCGCGCAGCTCGTCGAGAAGCGCAAGGCCCGCGTCGACGGCCTCTCCGGCGGCATGAAGCGTCGCCTCACCATCGCGCGCGGCCTCATCAACAGCCCGAAGGCCATGCTGCTCGACGAGCCCACGACGGGCCTCGACCCGCAGGCGCGCCACGTGCTGTGGGACCGCCTCTTCCGCCTCAAGGAGGAGGGCACGACGCTCGTGCTCACGACCCACTACATGGACGAGGCCGAGCAGCTCTGCGACCGCCTCGTCGTCGTCGACCAGGGCCGCATCGTCGCCGAGGGCAGCCCCTCGGCGCTCATCCGGCAGTACTCCACGAAGGAGGTGCTCGAGGTGCGCTTCGGCTCCTCGCGCAACGAGGAGGCCGCGCAGCGGATCGAGGGCATCGGGGACCGCATCGAGGTGCTGCCCGACCGCGTGCTCGTCTACGACGACGACGGCGAGGCCGCGATGTCGGCCGTGCACGAGCGCGGCCTCCAGCCCATCACGAGCCTGGTGCGGCGGTCGAGCCTCGAGGACGTCTTCCTCCGGCTCACCGGCCGCTCCCTCATCGAATGA
- a CDS encoding ABC transporter permease, translating into MSAVEPGGATRTGWVAGDVDHAAVAGTARRWGWWFVAEHRIRAMRSYVVSWALIGVGSPFLFLMGLGLGLGLLVDANRGSQGVDGVPYLTFLAPALAMATAMQTASQENTYGVFGGFKWFPMFFAMHGTPLAPWQIVVGFQVSVLARVVLPLAAFAGVIAIFGIGDPLRALLLVPIGMLLSTAVGFAVMSWVATQTEDRGQLSFIERFVVVPLTLFSGTYFPLETLPIGLQWIGWISPLWHAAELGRVALYGAELAPGMVLVHLLYLVALAAVTCGLSIRTFRRRLDR; encoded by the coding sequence ATGAGCGCGGTCGAGCCCGGCGGCGCGACGCGCACCGGCTGGGTCGCCGGCGACGTCGACCACGCCGCCGTCGCGGGCACCGCGCGGCGATGGGGCTGGTGGTTCGTCGCCGAGCACCGCATCCGCGCCATGCGCTCCTACGTGGTCTCGTGGGCGCTCATCGGCGTCGGCTCGCCGTTCCTGTTCCTCATGGGCCTGGGGCTCGGACTCGGCCTGCTCGTCGACGCCAACCGGGGCTCCCAGGGCGTCGACGGCGTGCCGTACCTGACGTTCCTCGCCCCGGCGCTCGCGATGGCGACGGCCATGCAGACGGCCTCGCAGGAGAACACCTACGGCGTCTTCGGCGGCTTCAAGTGGTTCCCGATGTTCTTCGCGATGCACGGCACGCCCCTCGCGCCGTGGCAGATCGTCGTGGGCTTCCAGGTCTCGGTGCTCGCGCGCGTCGTGCTGCCGCTCGCGGCGTTCGCGGGCGTGATCGCGATCTTCGGCATCGGCGACCCGCTGCGCGCCCTCCTGCTCGTGCCCATCGGGATGCTCCTCTCGACCGCCGTGGGCTTCGCGGTGATGTCGTGGGTCGCGACGCAGACGGAGGACCGCGGCCAGCTCTCGTTCATCGAGCGGTTCGTGGTGGTGCCGCTCACGCTCTTCTCGGGCACGTACTTCCCGCTCGAGACGCTGCCGATCGGCCTGCAGTGGATCGGGTGGATCTCGCCGCTGTGGCACGCTGCCGAGCTCGGCCGGGTCGCGCTCTACGGCGCCGAGCTGGCCCCCGGCATGGTGCTCGTGCACCTGCTCTACCTCGTGGCGCTCGCCGCCGTCACCTGCGGGCTCTCGATCCGCACCTTCCGCAGGAGGCTCGACCGATGA
- a CDS encoding ABC transporter permease, translating to MQAPAPTIRGPLRGLYAGNTRSVVARGLQVIAKNNWLIVVTGFFEPVFYLLSMGLGLGALIGSVSFYGADVPYAAYIAPALMAVSAMNGAVYDSTMNVFFKMNFAKLYQQMLSTSLGPLDVALGEILLALFRGLLYATGFMVVTTLLGLNLSWTAILAIPAALVIAFAFASFGMAITSYMKTFQHLDYVYFVLMPMFLLSATFFPIEVYPQGVQWIIQAMPLWHGVDMVRQLTTGLIQPSIGIHLLYFAVMIVAGLWFTTLRLRALFLR from the coding sequence ATGCAGGCGCCCGCCCCGACCATCCGCGGGCCGCTGCGCGGCCTCTACGCCGGCAACACCCGCTCCGTGGTCGCCCGCGGCCTGCAGGTGATCGCCAAGAACAACTGGCTCATCGTCGTCACCGGCTTCTTCGAGCCCGTCTTCTACCTGCTCTCGATGGGGCTCGGTCTCGGAGCGCTCATCGGCTCGGTGTCCTTCTACGGCGCCGACGTGCCGTACGCGGCGTACATCGCGCCCGCGCTCATGGCGGTGAGCGCCATGAACGGCGCCGTGTACGACTCCACGATGAACGTCTTCTTCAAGATGAACTTCGCGAAGCTCTACCAGCAGATGCTCTCGACCTCGCTCGGCCCGCTCGACGTCGCGCTCGGCGAGATCCTGCTCGCGCTCTTCCGCGGCCTGCTCTACGCGACGGGCTTCATGGTCGTCACGACGCTGCTGGGGCTGAACCTTTCGTGGACGGCGATCCTCGCGATCCCCGCCGCGCTCGTCATCGCCTTCGCCTTCGCGTCCTTCGGCATGGCGATCACGAGCTACATGAAGACGTTCCAGCACCTCGACTACGTGTACTTCGTGCTCATGCCGATGTTCCTGCTCTCGGCCACCTTCTTCCCCATCGAGGTCTACCCGCAGGGCGTGCAGTGGATCATCCAGGCGATGCCGCTGTGGCACGGCGTCGACATGGTGCGGCAGCTGACGACGGGCCTCATCCAGCCGTCGATCGGGATCCACCTGCTCTACTTCGCGGTCATGATCGTGGCGGGGCTGTGGTTCACGACGCTGCGGCTGCGGGCCCTGTTCCTGCGCTGA
- a CDS encoding PfkB family carbohydrate kinase → MGEQGAWRVSAPSLEPVDTRGAGDSYAAGLAAVLADGGSHADAIRTGAAAGAVNATRRGLGTGDAEAVRAIAERVEARAARLTRPARHDGGRRLAAPPSVDGCCYGASAATTSDECSTYSWSRVSFVSHSAMIVSTAAPAR, encoded by the coding sequence GTGGGCGAGCAGGGCGCGTGGCGCGTCTCGGCGCCGAGCCTCGAGCCCGTCGACACCCGCGGCGCGGGCGACTCCTACGCGGCAGGGCTCGCCGCGGTGCTCGCGGACGGCGGCTCGCACGCCGACGCGATCCGCACCGGGGCGGCCGCGGGCGCGGTGAACGCGACGCGCCGCGGCCTCGGCACGGGCGACGCCGAGGCCGTGCGCGCCATCGCGGAGCGCGTGGAGGCTCGCGCCGCTCGGCTGACGCGGCCCGCCCGGCACGACGGAGGGCGGCGCCTCGCGGCGCCGCCCTCCGTCGATGGGTGCTGCTACGGCGCCTCGGCCGCGACCACGAGCGACGAGTGCTCGACGTACTCCTGGTCGCGCGTCTCCTTCGTGAGCCACAGCGCGATGATCGTGAGCACCGCGGCGCCCGCGAGGTAG
- a CDS encoding MFS transporter, translating into MSTPTKTTGKANTPRRVILASLIGTSIEFYDFYVYATAAVLVFPALFFPADDPTAQLLSSFAVFGVAFVARPVGSIVFGHFGDRVGRKATLVASLLTMGIATVLIGCLPTALTPGWEILAPALLAVLRFCQGLGLGGEWSGAALLATENAPPGKRAIWGTFPQLGAPIGFILANVTFIAIAFSMSDADFQAWGWRVPFLASAILVIVGLWVRLSLLETPAFTKVVERKEVVKLPLAAVFRRNWVQLIQGTFIMLATYVLFYLMTTFTLTYGTRAVDAEVAGLGYERTDFLWMLIVGVVFFGVFTLVAGPLAERFGRRKMLGAVSVGIVVFGLLWVPLFSAGFGGAMALLVIGFSLMGLTFGPMAAFLPELFPSNVRYTGSAIAYNFSSILGAALTPFVATALWTAAGGSTFLVGLYLAGAAVLTIIALWLTKETRDQEYVEHSSLVVAAEAP; encoded by the coding sequence ATGTCCACCCCCACCAAGACGACGGGCAAGGCGAACACGCCCCGTCGCGTCATCCTCGCCAGCCTCATCGGCACCTCGATCGAGTTCTACGACTTCTACGTCTACGCGACGGCAGCCGTGCTCGTCTTCCCCGCGCTCTTCTTCCCCGCGGACGACCCGACGGCCCAGCTGCTGTCGTCGTTCGCGGTCTTCGGCGTCGCGTTCGTCGCGCGCCCCGTCGGCTCGATCGTCTTCGGCCACTTCGGCGACCGCGTCGGCCGGAAGGCGACCCTCGTCGCCTCGCTGCTCACGATGGGCATCGCGACCGTCCTCATCGGCTGCCTCCCCACCGCGCTCACGCCCGGCTGGGAGATCCTCGCCCCCGCCCTGCTCGCCGTGCTCCGCTTCTGCCAGGGCCTCGGCCTCGGCGGGGAGTGGTCGGGCGCGGCCCTGCTCGCCACCGAGAACGCCCCTCCCGGCAAGCGCGCCATCTGGGGCACGTTCCCGCAGCTGGGCGCGCCGATCGGCTTCATCCTCGCGAACGTCACGTTCATCGCCATCGCCTTCTCGATGAGCGACGCCGACTTCCAGGCGTGGGGCTGGCGCGTGCCGTTCCTCGCTTCCGCGATCCTCGTCATCGTGGGCCTGTGGGTGCGCCTCTCGCTCCTCGAGACCCCCGCGTTCACGAAGGTCGTCGAGCGCAAGGAGGTCGTGAAGCTGCCGCTGGCGGCGGTCTTCCGCCGCAACTGGGTGCAGCTCATCCAGGGCACGTTCATCATGCTCGCGACCTACGTGCTCTTCTACCTGATGACCACGTTCACGCTCACCTACGGCACCCGCGCGGTCGACGCGGAGGTCGCGGGCCTCGGCTACGAGCGCACCGACTTCCTGTGGATGCTCATCGTCGGCGTCGTGTTCTTCGGCGTCTTCACGCTCGTCGCGGGCCCGCTCGCCGAGCGCTTCGGCCGCCGGAAGATGCTCGGCGCGGTCTCGGTGGGCATCGTCGTGTTCGGCCTCCTCTGGGTGCCGCTGTTCTCGGCCGGCTTCGGCGGGGCGATGGCGCTGCTCGTCATCGGCTTCTCGCTCATGGGCCTCACCTTCGGCCCGATGGCGGCGTTCCTGCCCGAGCTCTTCCCGAGCAACGTGCGCTACACGGGCTCGGCGATCGCGTACAACTTCTCGTCGATCCTCGGCGCCGCGCTCACGCCGTTCGTCGCCACCGCGCTGTGGACGGCCGCGGGCGGGTCGACCTTCCTCGTCGGCCTCTACCTCGCGGGCGCCGCGGTGCTCACGATCATCGCGCTGTGGCTCACGAAGGAGACGCGCGACCAGGAGTACGTCGAGCACTCGTCGCTCGTGGTCGCGGCCGAGGCGCCGTAG
- the ribH gene encoding 6,7-dimethyl-8-ribityllumazine synthase, protein MAGAGSPTNHGLDGSGLRVAIVHGRWHTTIADGLLEGARRALAEMGAEVVELPVPGAFELPVVAQAALEAGADGAVALGVIVRGGTPHFEYVAQAATVGLTEVAIRTGKPVGFGVLTTDDEQQGLDRAGLPGSKEDKGREAAEAVVEAALALRSIRG, encoded by the coding sequence ATGGCCGGAGCAGGATCCCCCACGAACCACGGCCTCGACGGCTCGGGCCTGCGGGTCGCGATCGTCCACGGCCGCTGGCACACGACGATCGCCGACGGCCTGCTCGAGGGCGCGCGGCGCGCGCTCGCCGAGATGGGTGCCGAGGTCGTCGAGCTGCCGGTGCCGGGAGCCTTCGAGCTGCCGGTCGTCGCGCAGGCGGCGCTCGAGGCGGGCGCCGACGGCGCCGTCGCGCTCGGCGTCATCGTCCGCGGCGGCACGCCCCACTTCGAGTACGTCGCGCAGGCCGCGACCGTCGGCCTCACGGAGGTCGCGATCCGCACGGGCAAGCCGGTCGGCTTCGGCGTGCTGACGACCGACGACGAGCAGCAGGGCCTCGACCGCGCGGGCCTGCCGGGCTCGAAGGAGGACAAGGGCCGCGAGGCCGCCGAGGCGGTCGTCGAGGCCGCGCTCGCGCTCCGCTCGATCCGCGGCTGA
- the ribB gene encoding 3,4-dihydroxy-2-butanone-4-phosphate synthase: MSITTIDAAIAALREGRPVIVVDDEGRENEGDLVLSAQLATAETIAFLVRHTSGYLCAPLTGERADALALPLMVLENEDARQTAYTVTVDAADRATTGISADDRAHTLRVLADPASTPASLRRPGHIVPLRAVEGGVRARAGHTEATVELLQLAGLAPVGVIGELVEDDGEMRRLPSLIRFGEEHDLPVITIEDLIEHLDAGGLPSACRGRDAAETARVSFEVETRVPTRFGTFRIAAYRDRQTGADHVAIIAGELGAEALVRVHSECLTGEALHSLKCECGPQLDAALQEIQAAGAGMVVYLRGQEGRGIGLINKLKAYRLQEDGLDTLDANIALGLPADAREYGAAAAIIRQQGVERVRLLSNNPLKREELEAHGVDVTELVPLVVGVGEFNAHYLEAKRDRMGHRLPEIIERTGEA, from the coding sequence ATGAGCATCACCACCATCGACGCGGCGATCGCCGCGCTGCGCGAGGGACGACCCGTGATCGTCGTCGACGACGAGGGCCGCGAGAACGAGGGCGACCTCGTGCTCTCCGCCCAGCTCGCCACCGCGGAGACGATCGCGTTCCTCGTGCGCCACACCTCCGGCTACCTGTGCGCGCCGCTCACGGGCGAGCGCGCCGACGCGCTCGCGCTGCCGCTCATGGTGCTCGAGAACGAGGACGCGCGGCAGACCGCCTACACGGTGACCGTCGACGCCGCCGATCGCGCCACCACGGGCATCTCGGCCGACGACCGCGCGCACACGCTGCGCGTGCTCGCCGACCCGGCCTCCACCCCCGCGAGCCTGCGGCGCCCGGGCCACATCGTGCCGCTGCGGGCCGTCGAGGGCGGCGTGCGCGCGCGGGCCGGGCACACCGAGGCCACGGTCGAGCTGCTGCAGCTCGCGGGCCTCGCGCCCGTCGGCGTCATCGGCGAGCTCGTCGAGGACGACGGCGAGATGCGGCGCCTGCCCTCGCTCATCCGCTTCGGCGAGGAGCACGACCTCCCCGTCATCACGATCGAGGACCTCATCGAGCACCTCGACGCCGGCGGCCTCCCCTCCGCGTGCCGCGGCCGCGACGCCGCCGAGACCGCGCGCGTCTCGTTCGAGGTCGAGACGCGCGTGCCCACGCGATTCGGCACGTTCCGGATCGCCGCCTACCGCGATCGCCAGACCGGCGCCGACCACGTCGCGATCATCGCGGGCGAGCTCGGCGCCGAGGCGCTCGTGCGCGTGCACTCGGAGTGCCTGACGGGCGAGGCGCTGCACTCGCTGAAGTGCGAGTGCGGCCCGCAGCTCGACGCCGCGCTGCAGGAGATCCAGGCGGCCGGCGCCGGCATGGTCGTGTACCTGCGCGGCCAGGAGGGCCGCGGGATCGGCCTCATCAACAAGCTGAAGGCGTACCGCCTGCAGGAGGACGGCCTCGACACCCTCGACGCCAACATCGCCCTGGGCCTGCCCGCCGATGCGCGCGAGTACGGGGCGGCCGCCGCGATCATCCGGCAGCAGGGGGTGGAGCGGGTGCGCCTGCTCTCGAACAACCCCCTGAAGCGCGAGGAGCTGGAGGCGCACGGCGTCGACGTCACCGAGCTCGTGCCGCTCGTCGTCGGCGTCGGCGAGTTCAACGCCCACTACCTGGAGGCGAAGCGGGACCGCATGGGCCACCGCCTCCCCGAGATCATCGAGCGGACAGGAGAGGCCTGA
- a CDS encoding riboflavin synthase, whose protein sequence is MFTGIIEELGEVVSLERAGEAWRLTVRGPLAVSDAGHGDSIAVNGLCLTVVEQTADSFTADVMQVSVDMSTLADRSAGDRVNLERAAALGSRLGGHIVQGHIDGTARVVAVSDGDGQRTVRFGLDPALAHLVVRKGSIAVDGVSLTVSAVSEAAEAEQWFEVSLIPETLVATTLGALAEGDRANIETDIVARHVERMLQREGR, encoded by the coding sequence ATGTTCACCGGCATCATCGAAGAGCTCGGCGAGGTCGTCTCGCTCGAGCGCGCAGGCGAGGCATGGCGCCTCACGGTCCGCGGCCCGCTCGCCGTGAGCGACGCCGGCCACGGCGACTCGATCGCGGTGAACGGCCTGTGCCTCACCGTCGTCGAGCAGACGGCCGACAGCTTCACCGCCGACGTCATGCAGGTCTCGGTCGACATGTCGACCCTCGCCGACCGCAGCGCCGGCGACCGCGTGAACCTCGAGCGCGCCGCCGCCCTCGGCAGCCGCCTCGGCGGGCACATCGTGCAGGGCCACATCGACGGCACCGCGCGCGTCGTCGCGGTCAGCGACGGCGACGGCCAGCGCACCGTGCGCTTCGGGCTCGACCCCGCGCTCGCGCACCTCGTGGTGCGCAAGGGCTCGATCGCCGTCGACGGCGTGAGCCTCACGGTCTCGGCCGTCAGCGAGGCCGCCGAGGCCGAGCAGTGGTTCGAGGTCTCGCTCATCCCCGAGACGCTCGTCGCCACCACGCTCGGCGCGCTCGCCGAGGGCGATCGCGCGAACATCGAGACCGACATCGTCGCTCGCCACGTCGAGCGCATGCTCCAGCGGGAGGGCCGATGA
- the ribD gene encoding bifunctional diaminohydroxyphosphoribosylaminopyrimidine deaminase/5-amino-6-(5-phosphoribosylamino)uracil reductase RibD: MARARELALRGPRGINPQVGAVLLSPAGDVLAEGWHRGAGTPHAEVDALSRLAPGAARGATAVVTLEPCNHTGRTGPCAEALLEAGIARVVHAAADPGEASSGGAARLAAAGVAVERTGEPEGEALIADWLFVQRTGRPRVTVKWAQSLDGRAAAADGTSRWITGPEARAHVHRERAAHDAIAVGTGTVLADDPQLTARIDGEDAPQPLPVVFGDRPVPEDAALRRHPRGLRTASRDLERELRALAADGIQTLYVEGGPTLASAFLRAGLADRLTVYLAPTLLGGPRTALDDLGVGTIDEQRRLAVTRLEHLGRDLLVEATTEKER, translated from the coding sequence ATGGCCCGCGCCCGCGAGCTCGCGCTGCGCGGACCCCGCGGCATCAACCCGCAGGTGGGCGCCGTCCTGCTCTCCCCCGCCGGCGACGTGCTCGCCGAGGGCTGGCACCGCGGCGCTGGCACCCCCCACGCCGAGGTCGACGCGCTCTCGCGCCTCGCCCCGGGCGCCGCGCGCGGCGCGACCGCCGTCGTCACGCTCGAGCCCTGCAACCACACCGGTCGCACGGGCCCCTGCGCGGAGGCGCTGCTCGAGGCCGGCATCGCGCGCGTCGTCCACGCCGCCGCAGACCCCGGCGAGGCCTCGAGCGGCGGCGCGGCGCGGCTCGCGGCAGCGGGCGTCGCGGTCGAGCGCACGGGCGAGCCCGAGGGCGAGGCGCTCATCGCCGACTGGCTCTTCGTGCAGCGCACCGGCCGCCCGCGCGTCACCGTGAAGTGGGCGCAGTCGCTCGACGGCCGCGCGGCCGCGGCCGACGGCACGAGCCGCTGGATCACCGGCCCCGAGGCTCGCGCGCACGTGCACCGCGAGCGCGCGGCCCACGACGCCATCGCCGTCGGCACCGGCACCGTGCTCGCCGACGACCCGCAGCTCACCGCCCGCATCGACGGCGAGGACGCGCCGCAGCCGCTGCCCGTCGTCTTCGGCGACCGGCCCGTGCCCGAGGATGCGGCCCTCCGCCGCCACCCGCGGGGCCTGCGCACGGCCTCCCGCGACCTCGAGCGCGAGCTCCGCGCGCTCGCCGCCGACGGCATCCAGACCCTCTACGTCGAGGGCGGGCCGACGCTCGCGAGCGCCTTCCTGCGCGCGGGCCTCGCCGACCGCCTCACCGTCTACCTCGCGCCCACCCTCCTCGGAGGCCCGCGCACCGCCCTCGACGACCTCGGCGTCGGGACGATCGACGAGCAGCGCCGCCTCGCGGTGACCCGGCTCGAGCACCTCGGCCGCGACCTCCTGGTCGAGGCCACGACAGAGAAGGAGCGGTGA
- the lipB gene encoding lipoyl(octanoyl) transferase LipB, with the protein METTWLGEGADHRETYALQRRLHAEVADGTRGPTLLLLEHASVYTAGTSTQPGDLPTDGSEVIEVDRGGRITWHGPGQLVAYPIVALPEAVRVVDWVRRLEEAAIRALAAHDLATGRIAGRAGVWIADDAGERKVAQVGVRVERRTSLHGVAINVENALAPFEAIVPCGIADAGVTTLALETGRSPGVEAMGRAYAAALEPLLTFEPFESVGVATRPVPVVAREAVPA; encoded by the coding sequence ATGGAGACCACCTGGCTCGGCGAGGGCGCCGATCATCGCGAGACCTACGCGCTGCAGCGGCGCCTCCACGCCGAGGTCGCCGACGGCACGCGCGGCCCCACCCTGCTGCTCCTCGAGCACGCGAGCGTCTACACCGCCGGCACCTCGACCCAGCCGGGCGACCTGCCCACCGACGGCAGCGAGGTCATCGAGGTCGACCGCGGGGGCCGCATCACCTGGCACGGCCCCGGGCAGCTCGTCGCCTACCCGATCGTCGCCCTGCCGGAGGCCGTCCGCGTCGTCGACTGGGTGCGGCGCCTCGAGGAGGCCGCGATCCGCGCCCTCGCCGCCCACGACCTCGCCACCGGGCGCATCGCCGGCCGCGCGGGCGTGTGGATCGCCGACGACGCGGGGGAGCGCAAGGTCGCCCAGGTGGGCGTCCGCGTGGAGCGCCGCACCTCGCTCCACGGCGTCGCCATCAACGTCGAGAACGCGCTCGCGCCCTTCGAGGCGATCGTGCCGTGCGGCATCGCCGACGCGGGCGTCACGACCCTCGCGCTCGAGACCGGACGGAGCCCCGGGGTCGAGGCGATGGGTCGCGCGTACGCCGCGGCGCTCGAGCCGCTGCTGACCTTCGAGCCCTTCGAGAGCGTGGGCGTCGCCACGCGCCCCGTGCCCGTCGTCGCCCGCGAGGCGGTGCCCGCATGA
- the lipA gene encoding lipoyl synthase yields MLRLEARNAQTPIERKPPWIKTRARMGPQYTELQELVRDQELHTVCQSAGCPNIFECWEDREATFLIGGDQCTRRCDFCQIDTGKPALLDRMEPFRVAESVRTMGLRYATVTGVCRDDLDDEGIWLYAETVRQIHAANPGVGVEMLAPDFTGHRHLLQQLFDTRPEVFAHNVETVPRIFRRIRPGFRFERSLDVLRWSREDGLVTKSNLILGMGETDEEVVETLQELHDAGVELITITQYLRPSPRHHPVDRWVEPERFAELGELAMGMGYAGVMSGPLVRSSYRAGRLYAQALAVRGGAAPEPIITGMGASSSGSLAPASALERIPAAAAAPVSSGITNNAR; encoded by the coding sequence ATGCTGCGGCTCGAGGCGCGCAACGCGCAGACGCCCATCGAGCGGAAGCCCCCGTGGATCAAGACGCGGGCGCGCATGGGCCCGCAGTACACCGAGCTGCAGGAGCTCGTGCGCGACCAGGAGCTGCACACCGTCTGCCAGTCGGCGGGCTGCCCCAACATCTTCGAGTGCTGGGAGGACCGCGAGGCCACCTTCCTCATCGGCGGCGATCAGTGCACGCGCCGCTGCGACTTCTGCCAGATCGACACGGGCAAGCCCGCCCTCCTCGATCGCATGGAGCCGTTCCGCGTCGCGGAGTCGGTGCGCACCATGGGACTGCGCTACGCGACCGTGACCGGCGTCTGCCGCGACGACCTCGACGACGAGGGCATCTGGCTCTACGCCGAGACCGTGCGGCAGATCCACGCCGCGAACCCCGGCGTGGGCGTCGAGATGCTCGCCCCCGACTTCACCGGCCACCGGCACCTGCTCCAGCAGCTGTTCGACACCAGGCCCGAGGTCTTCGCGCACAACGTCGAGACGGTGCCGCGCATCTTCCGGCGCATCCGCCCCGGCTTCCGCTTCGAGCGCAGCCTCGACGTGCTGCGCTGGAGCCGCGAGGACGGCCTCGTGACGAAGTCGAACCTCATCCTCGGCATGGGCGAGACCGACGAGGAGGTCGTGGAGACCCTGCAGGAGCTGCACGACGCGGGCGTCGAGCTCATCACGATCACGCAGTACCTGCGGCCCTCGCCGCGGCACCACCCCGTGGACCGCTGGGTGGAGCCCGAGCGCTTCGCCGAGCTCGGCGAGCTGGCGATGGGCATGGGGTACGCGGGCGTGATGTCGGGCCCGCTCGTGCGCTCGAGCTACCGCGCAGGCCGCCTCTACGCGCAGGCGCTCGCGGTGCGCGGCGGCGCGGCGCCGGAGCCGATCATCACGGGCATGGGCGCCTCGTCCTCGGGCTCGCTCGCGCCCGCATCCGCGCTCGAGCGCATCCCCGCCGCCGCGGCCGCGCCGGTCTCGTCGGGCATCACGAACAACGCCCGCTGA
- a CDS encoding GNAT family N-acetyltransferase → MTAPLAGPSLPVLGSRGMLTALREGDVDRVLEACTTPAAERWLETPVPYRRADAEAFVREFVPAGWRGEHDERVWAIRESLHGPLMGVLGLREGSVEVGFWLHPEGQGRGLMADAVRAAVGHADGCLTWPEVRWACYVGNTASMRVAKAAGFSYLGVREGLHRGVPEQQHHAVRPSSGEAPAEALPWPDLG, encoded by the coding sequence ATGACCGCGCCGCTCGCCGGCCCGTCGCTGCCGGTCCTCGGCAGCCGCGGGATGCTCACCGCCCTTCGCGAGGGCGACGTCGACCGCGTGCTCGAGGCGTGCACGACGCCCGCCGCCGAGCGCTGGCTCGAGACGCCCGTGCCCTACCGCCGCGCCGACGCGGAGGCGTTCGTGCGCGAGTTCGTGCCCGCGGGCTGGCGCGGCGAGCACGACGAGCGCGTCTGGGCGATCCGAGAGAGCCTGCACGGCCCGCTCATGGGCGTCCTGGGCCTCCGCGAGGGCTCCGTCGAGGTGGGCTTCTGGCTCCACCCGGAGGGCCAGGGTCGCGGCCTCATGGCCGACGCCGTGCGCGCGGCCGTGGGGCACGCCGACGGCTGCCTCACCTGGCCGGAGGTGCGCTGGGCCTGCTACGTGGGCAACACGGCCTCGATGCGGGTGGCGAAGGCGGCCGGCTTCTCGTACCTCGGCGTGCGCGAGGGCCTGCACCGGGGCGTCCCCGAGCAGCAGCACCACGCCGTTCGGCCCTCGTCGGGCGAGGCGCCCGCCGAGGCCCTCCCCTGGCCCGACCTGGGCTGA